A genomic region of Catalinimonas niigatensis contains the following coding sequences:
- the lpxK gene encoding tetraacyldisaccharide 4'-kinase translates to MSQRNNSGLRSILRPLHWGLAPLAGLYWGVTSLRNYLFNIGYTPSLSFDPLMISVGNLSVGGTGKSPMIEYLVPMLRREHALAVLSRGYRRKTSGIRIAGDQDNAETLGDEPYQFYRKFGALSPGQTASENTPVVVAVGEERALAIPEILHHHPEINMILLDDAFQHRKVKSDVQILLTTYQRPFYKDRILPLGLLRESRKGAKRADVVIVTKCPEDIKEEEKNRMRVAIQAYAGEKIQVFFTAISYQSPETVFEPDLMLKEPVLLFSGIANADLFEAYARQQFKVAEHIRWEDHHRYSESDVKKVQEVLKASGAKSVLTTEKDMVKLIDPSQSNLWTDIPLHYLPIQVKFLANETAFQQYISDKIRSAEKE, encoded by the coding sequence TTGTCGCAAAGAAACAATAGCGGACTGAGATCCATCTTAAGGCCTCTACATTGGGGCTTAGCGCCCCTGGCAGGGCTTTACTGGGGTGTTACCTCTTTGCGTAATTATTTATTCAACATTGGCTACACCCCTTCCTTGTCTTTTGATCCCCTGATGATTAGTGTAGGAAATCTGAGTGTGGGTGGTACAGGCAAGTCGCCGATGATAGAGTACCTGGTGCCTATGCTCCGCAGAGAACACGCGCTGGCTGTGTTGAGCAGGGGTTACAGGCGCAAGACCAGTGGAATTCGTATTGCCGGCGATCAGGATAACGCAGAGACATTGGGTGATGAACCTTATCAGTTTTATCGCAAGTTTGGCGCTCTTTCTCCTGGTCAGACAGCTTCTGAGAATACTCCTGTAGTAGTGGCTGTAGGGGAAGAACGTGCGCTGGCGATACCGGAGATACTGCATCATCATCCGGAGATAAATATGATTTTGCTGGATGATGCTTTTCAGCACAGAAAAGTGAAATCGGATGTTCAAATTTTATTGACTACTTATCAGCGTCCTTTTTACAAAGACCGTATACTACCTTTAGGTTTGCTAAGGGAAAGCAGGAAAGGTGCGAAAAGGGCAGATGTGGTCATCGTAACCAAATGTCCGGAAGACATAAAGGAAGAAGAAAAAAACAGGATGCGCGTAGCCATACAGGCTTATGCAGGTGAAAAGATTCAGGTTTTTTTTACTGCAATCAGTTATCAATCGCCTGAAACAGTGTTTGAACCGGATTTGATGCTAAAGGAGCCGGTCTTGCTTTTTTCGGGTATTGCCAATGCTGATCTTTTTGAAGCCTATGCCCGGCAGCAATTTAAGGTAGCAGAACATATAAGATGGGAAGACCATCATCGTTATAGTGAGTCGGATGTAAAAAAGGTGCAGGAAGTTCTAAAAGCAAGTGGAGCCAAGTCTGTACTCACTACCGAAAAAGATATGGTAAAGCTGATCGATCCGTCTCAATCAAATTTATGGACAGATATACCACTTCATTATCTACCCATACAGGTAAAATTTTTAGCAAACGAAACTGCTTTTCAACAATATATTAGTGATAAAATACGATCAGCAGAAAAAGAATAA
- a CDS encoding Nif3-like dinuclear metal center hexameric protein, which produces MTKIKEIINHLETIAPRSYQESYDNSGLITGNKKDVVTGAIISLDCTEAVVKEAIEKDCNLIISHHPIIFRGLKSLTGGNYIERTVIKAIKHDIAIYAIHTNLDNISQGVNRKICEKIGLQKPRILLPKAQTLNKLTVFVPTENSDALLNALSEAGAGHIGNYTNCSFQVEGTGTFQPNELANPTIGERGKLEKVKERRIEVIFPAYLANQILAAMHQAHPYEEVAYYLHALENKNQEVGSGMIGSLSEAMPAETFLAHLKESMQLHCIRHTQPPKGKIQRVAVCGGAGSFLLPHAIRQQADVFVAADFKYHEFFDAEDHLMIADIGHYESEVYTKELIMELLSQKFVTFAVHLAKTNTNPVFYYK; this is translated from the coding sequence ATGACCAAGATTAAAGAAATAATTAACCATCTGGAAACCATAGCCCCCCGCTCATATCAGGAAAGTTATGACAATTCAGGCCTGATCACCGGCAATAAAAAAGATGTGGTAACAGGTGCGATAATCAGTCTGGATTGTACGGAAGCAGTAGTAAAGGAGGCGATTGAAAAAGATTGTAACCTTATCATATCCCATCATCCTATTATTTTCAGAGGCCTCAAGAGCCTGACCGGAGGTAATTATATTGAAAGAACAGTAATTAAAGCTATCAAACATGATATTGCCATCTATGCCATCCATACCAATCTGGACAACATCAGCCAGGGTGTGAACCGGAAGATCTGCGAGAAGATAGGCTTACAGAAACCTCGGATATTGCTTCCCAAGGCACAGACACTGAATAAGCTGACGGTCTTTGTCCCTACTGAAAACAGTGATGCTTTGCTCAATGCATTGAGCGAAGCTGGCGCAGGACATATCGGAAATTATACCAACTGTAGCTTTCAGGTAGAAGGCACCGGTACTTTTCAGCCCAACGAGCTGGCTAATCCTACAATAGGAGAGCGGGGCAAACTGGAAAAAGTAAAAGAACGACGCATAGAAGTAATTTTTCCTGCCTACCTGGCCAATCAAATACTGGCTGCTATGCATCAGGCTCATCCCTATGAAGAAGTAGCCTATTACCTCCATGCACTGGAAAATAAAAACCAGGAGGTAGGCTCAGGCATGATAGGCTCATTGTCCGAAGCTATGCCAGCCGAAACATTTCTGGCTCATCTCAAGGAAAGTATGCAACTTCACTGTATCCGCCATACCCAGCCTCCGAAGGGCAAAATCCAGCGAGTAGCCGTATGCGGAGGCGCGGGTAGTTTTCTGCTGCCTCACGCAATTCGTCAACAGGCAGATGTATTTGTTGCTGCTGATTTCAAATACCACGAATTTTTTGATGCCGAAGATCACCTTATGATTGCTGATATAGGTCACTATGAAAGCGAGGTGTACACAAAAGAGTTAATCATGGAATTATTGTCGCAGAAATTTGTTACTTTTGCAGTTCATTTGGCAAAGACCAACACAAACCCAGTTTTTTACTATAAGTAA
- a CDS encoding zinc ribbon domain-containing protein, with amino-acid sequence METAQIKTVADKLDILLTLQNIDLELDDIKKIRGALPEEVSDLEDEITGYQTRMDKFENDVENMEQDIASNRAAVKKAEDLIRKYGEQQMNVRNNREYDAITKEIELQNLEIQISEKRIKEGYAKIEAKKGEIDTTKELIDHRTKDLESKRQELEKIIADSQEDEEKLVKEREEVVQEIIDMDEKLYRYYEKLRTSLSNGLAVVKVKRGAAEGCNIIIPPQRLVEIKEKKRIIFDEYSGRILADVEDEEVEEEPKGRRASSRRK; translated from the coding sequence ATGGAAACAGCACAAATAAAGACGGTAGCCGACAAGCTAGATATTCTTCTTACCCTGCAGAACATAGATTTGGAGCTTGACGATATTAAAAAGATTCGCGGTGCCCTGCCGGAAGAGGTGAGTGATTTGGAAGATGAAATTACCGGCTATCAAACTCGTATGGATAAGTTTGAGAACGATGTTGAAAACATGGAGCAGGATATTGCTTCTAACCGCGCAGCCGTCAAAAAAGCTGAGGATCTCATCAGAAAGTACGGAGAGCAACAGATGAATGTGCGCAATAACCGTGAGTACGATGCCATTACCAAAGAGATAGAGCTGCAAAATCTGGAAATCCAGATCTCTGAAAAACGCATCAAAGAAGGTTATGCAAAAATTGAAGCAAAGAAAGGAGAGATAGATACTACCAAAGAACTGATCGACCACCGGACCAAAGACCTGGAAAGCAAGCGTCAGGAACTTGAAAAGATCATTGCTGACAGCCAGGAAGATGAGGAAAAACTTGTCAAAGAACGCGAAGAGGTAGTTCAGGAAATCATTGATATGGATGAAAAGCTATATCGTTACTACGAAAAACTCAGAACCAGCCTTTCCAACGGACTTGCCGTGGTAAAAGTAAAAAGAGGAGCGGCTGAGGGTTGTAATATTATTATTCCTCCTCAACGCCTGGTTGAGATCAAAGAGAAAAAACGCATCATCTTTGATGAATATTCCGGACGCATACTGGCGGATGTAGAAGACGAAGAAGTAGAAGAAGAACCCAAAGGAAGAAGGGCAAGCAGCAGAAGAAAGTAA
- a CDS encoding RNA polymerase sigma factor: MLLHQPTIALKFLSLYRVFTGSYLASSYSKFKPKAYYATTEEQDSTFLLRLKEQDEEKFMEHLFRTYYAPLCKTVYNITHDADSAEDIVQDVFMKVWRRKDQIDLSQSIKSYLFRSSINTALNYLEKNRKNISMEEVTPDPVQYSSNATEESLRYQEVSQRIDLAVQSLPPKCRTVFALSRFEELSYAEIAGQLSISVKAVEKHMGKALKLMREHLQSFINHSA; this comes from the coding sequence ATGTTACTCCATCAGCCAACCATTGCCTTAAAGTTCTTATCTCTTTACCGAGTTTTTACTGGCTCCTATCTTGCTTCCTCCTATAGTAAGTTTAAGCCTAAAGCTTACTATGCCACCACCGAAGAGCAAGACAGCACTTTTTTGCTCAGGCTCAAAGAGCAGGACGAGGAGAAATTTATGGAGCATCTTTTTCGTACCTATTATGCGCCTCTATGCAAAACTGTATACAACATCACACACGACGCAGATAGTGCCGAAGATATAGTGCAGGATGTTTTTATGAAAGTGTGGCGGCGCAAAGACCAGATTGACCTGAGCCAGTCTATCAAATCTTATCTTTTTCGCTCCTCCATCAATACTGCACTCAATTACCTGGAGAAAAACCGGAAAAATATTTCTATGGAAGAAGTTACGCCTGACCCTGTTCAGTACAGCAGTAATGCTACTGAAGAGAGCCTAAGGTATCAGGAAGTAAGCCAGCGTATTGACCTGGCAGTACAATCTCTTCCTCCCAAATGCCGCACTGTGTTTGCCTTAAGCCGCTTTGAAGAACTAAGCTATGCTGAAATAGCAGGGCAGCTAAGCATCTCTGTCAAAGCTGTAGAAAAACATATGGGAAAGGCGCTCAAGCTCATGCGGGAGCATTTACAAAGTTTTATTAACCATTCAGCTTAA
- a CDS encoding FecR family protein codes for MGQAQEDIWLLVAKHLSDDLSEKEEEKLQSWKEHHPDNQATFDQMLRMWEQTPRPAENYQPEIDKGWQRFKFRMDSEATHYEQAAVKKKPAARIVSFSYQQLAAVAASIVLLLSVGIWWWNMSGEPYMISQNTAEGERKMVWLPDSSQVWLNESSQLSYAESFNVDHRVVHLSGEAFFEVKEAEGRRFTIFSEGSKTEVIGTSFNLQAYPDTPVKVQVVSGKVAFSPADDDNAVFLEPGYEAVLYQEKQIVQEKALIEDPNFRAWQNQHIQFQNTSLTEVIDILEDIYHTDIEFINPDLANCRYTATFDGANLQEVLHILSVTGDLSFEQQGTKYLLSGQGCQ; via the coding sequence ATGGGACAAGCTCAAGAAGATATCTGGTTACTTGTGGCTAAACACCTCAGCGATGACCTTTCTGAAAAGGAAGAAGAAAAACTTCAGTCCTGGAAAGAACATCATCCTGACAACCAGGCTACTTTCGATCAGATGCTACGCATGTGGGAACAAACACCGCGCCCTGCTGAAAACTATCAACCGGAGATAGACAAAGGCTGGCAACGTTTCAAATTCCGCATGGACAGCGAAGCAACGCACTATGAGCAGGCAGCAGTAAAAAAGAAACCTGCTGCACGCATCGTGAGCTTCAGCTATCAGCAACTGGCGGCCGTCGCGGCTTCTATCGTACTTCTATTGTCTGTAGGCATCTGGTGGTGGAATATGTCAGGTGAACCTTATATGATCTCACAAAATACCGCAGAAGGTGAACGCAAAATGGTATGGCTGCCTGATAGTAGCCAGGTATGGCTGAATGAAAGCAGCCAGTTGAGCTATGCAGAAAGTTTCAATGTAGATCATCGGGTAGTGCACCTGAGCGGCGAGGCTTTCTTTGAGGTCAAAGAGGCAGAAGGGAGAAGGTTTACCATTTTCAGCGAAGGCTCTAAAACTGAAGTGATTGGTACTTCCTTCAACCTGCAGGCTTATCCGGATACTCCTGTCAAGGTGCAGGTAGTAAGCGGAAAAGTAGCATTTTCACCGGCTGATGATGACAATGCCGTGTTCCTGGAGCCTGGTTATGAGGCAGTATTGTACCAAGAAAAACAAATAGTGCAGGAGAAAGCGTTAATAGAAGACCCAAATTTCCGGGCCTGGCAAAATCAGCACATACAGTTTCAGAATACCAGCCTCACAGAAGTAATTGACATACTAGAAGACATTTACCATACGGATATAGAATTTATCAATCCCGATCTGGCCAACTGCCGTTATACAGCAACTTTTGATGGAGCCAATTTGCAGGAAGTTCTGCACATTCTCTCTGTCACCGGAGATCTTTCTTTTGAGCAGCAAGGCACAAAATACCTGCTCTCCGGACAAGGTTGCCAATAA
- a CDS encoding SDR family NAD(P)-dependent oxidoreductase has translation MNSFANKVAIITGAGQGIGKAIAQAFSHHEVHVIIADNDEESGKETQQWIEEKGGTATFIPCDVAQEASIKSLIHQVMDDNGRIDFLINNAGVSRFKPIRELSVKEFDEVLTINLRSAFIFAKYAEPLLRKSGKGAIVNIASTRALMSEPDSEAYAASKGGILALTHALANSLAPDIRVNAISPGWIEVRDWKKTSARQEVQHREIDKKQHLVGRVGTPEDIGRAAVFLCSGELTFMTGQNMVIDGGMTVKMMYEE, from the coding sequence ATGAACTCTTTTGCCAACAAAGTAGCGATTATTACCGGAGCAGGCCAGGGTATTGGAAAAGCCATTGCTCAAGCATTCTCTCACCATGAAGTGCATGTAATCATTGCAGACAATGATGAGGAATCAGGAAAAGAAACACAGCAATGGATTGAAGAAAAGGGAGGAACAGCCACTTTTATTCCTTGTGATGTAGCTCAGGAAGCATCTATCAAATCCCTGATTCATCAGGTAATGGATGACAATGGAAGAATAGATTTCCTGATCAATAATGCAGGAGTTTCCCGTTTCAAACCCATCCGTGAATTGAGTGTAAAAGAATTTGATGAAGTGTTGACTATTAACCTGCGTAGCGCTTTTATCTTTGCCAAGTATGCAGAACCTCTCCTCAGAAAATCCGGCAAAGGTGCAATTGTAAATATTGCCTCTACCCGTGCACTCATGTCCGAACCTGACTCTGAAGCCTATGCTGCCAGCAAAGGAGGTATCCTGGCATTGACGCATGCTCTTGCCAATAGCCTGGCTCCTGATATCAGGGTCAATGCGATTAGCCCTGGCTGGATAGAAGTCAGAGATTGGAAAAAAACTTCTGCCCGACAGGAAGTGCAACATCGTGAGATTGATAAAAAGCAACATCTGGTAGGCCGGGTAGGCACGCCTGAAGATATTGGAAGAGCAGCCGTTTTTCTCTGTTCCGGTGAATTAACTTTCATGACCGGACAAAATATGGTGATTGATGGAGGAATGACCGTGAAAATGATGTATGAAGAGTAA
- a CDS encoding flavin reductase family protein gives MNRERKINKHNELSQALKKITYGFYIVTSKNKSEQMATRDDDYIAAGTVSWVSQASFDPPLVTVAVNKESDLHETIGKSRVFAVNIVGKEGGDMLSSFAKDSLVEGNKINGFSFSEGDTGSPILEDVPAYFECELREEVTIGDHSIFVGEVVGGATRDEDAVPLTEWEADLHYGG, from the coding sequence ATGAATAGAGAAAGAAAAATAAATAAGCATAATGAGTTATCACAGGCTCTCAAGAAAATCACTTACGGGTTTTATATAGTTACTTCTAAGAATAAAAGTGAGCAGATGGCCACTCGCGATGATGATTATATCGCAGCTGGTACGGTAAGCTGGGTCAGTCAGGCATCCTTTGACCCACCTTTGGTGACAGTTGCAGTAAATAAAGAATCAGACCTGCACGAAACAATAGGTAAAAGCAGAGTATTTGCAGTGAACATTGTAGGGAAAGAAGGTGGGGATATGTTGTCTTCTTTTGCTAAGGATAGCTTGGTAGAAGGTAATAAAATCAATGGTTTCTCTTTTTCGGAAGGAGACACAGGTTCACCTATTCTGGAAGATGTGCCTGCCTATTTTGAGTGTGAGTTACGGGAAGAAGTAACCATCGGTGATCACAGTATTTTTGTAGGCGAAGTAGTGGGTGGAGCCACTCGTGACGAAGATGCTGTGCCTCTCACGGAGTGGGAAGCAGATCTTCATTATGGTGGATAA
- a CDS encoding DUF4112 domain-containing protein has product MQQTRNTRTGTNARAVPDLGWVDSLTNLMDSRFRLPGTNFRFGLDPILGLLPGIGDATSLAISGALIFYMYRHGASRKAMIMMIGNVFLDATIGSIPILGNIFDFAYKANERNIRIMKRHYHEGKYQGKGTGMLVAAALVLLAVIVLILWGTWELVSWLFEGLQAGL; this is encoded by the coding sequence ATGCAGCAAACAAGAAATACCAGAACGGGTACTAATGCACGGGCTGTTCCAGACCTTGGTTGGGTAGATAGTCTCACCAATTTGATGGACAGTCGCTTTAGATTACCGGGTACTAATTTCCGCTTTGGTTTAGACCCTATTCTGGGACTCCTTCCCGGCATAGGAGATGCGACCAGTTTAGCCATCTCAGGTGCACTTATTTTTTATATGTATCGTCACGGAGCCAGTCGTAAAGCAATGATCATGATGATTGGTAACGTTTTTCTGGATGCTACCATAGGCAGTATTCCTATTTTAGGTAACATCTTCGATTTTGCTTATAAAGCCAATGAGCGAAATATTCGTATTATGAAACGTCATTATCATGAAGGCAAGTACCAGGGAAAGGGTACGGGCATGCTGGTTGCGGCAGCCCTGGTCTTACTAGCCGTGATCGTATTAATTCTTTGGGGAACCTGGGAATTAGTTTCCTGGCTGTTTGAAGGACTTCAGGCCGGGCTCTAA
- a CDS encoding 5' nucleotidase, NT5C type, whose amino-acid sequence MTKKRVAIDMDEVMADALGKLVNLYEGQYSKVDPEHLHGKFLEQAIDPEHAHVIREYLFEKDFFKDLEVMPDSQEVIRAMHERYEIFIVSAAMEFPDSLWHKYNWLQEHFPFLHWQNFVFCGDKSIIHADYLIDDHPKNLVTFSGEAIIFTSPHNVHETRFRRVNNWKEVGDIFL is encoded by the coding sequence ATGACTAAAAAGAGAGTAGCCATCGATATGGACGAAGTAATGGCTGATGCCTTAGGAAAGCTTGTGAATTTGTATGAAGGTCAATATTCAAAGGTTGATCCTGAGCATTTGCATGGCAAATTTTTGGAACAGGCCATAGACCCTGAGCATGCCCATGTGATACGTGAATATTTGTTTGAGAAAGATTTTTTTAAAGATCTGGAAGTAATGCCGGATAGCCAGGAAGTGATTAGGGCGATGCATGAGCGATACGAAATTTTTATTGTATCAGCTGCTATGGAATTTCCGGATTCGCTGTGGCATAAGTACAACTGGTTGCAGGAACATTTTCCTTTTCTACACTGGCAAAACTTTGTGTTCTGTGGTGACAAAAGTATCATTCACGCCGATTACTTGATTGATGATCATCCAAAAAACCTTGTTACTTTCTCTGGAGAGGCTATTATTTTTACATCACCTCACAATGTACATGAAACGCGCTTTCGCCGGGTAAACAATTGGAAGGAAGTTGGAGATATATTTTTATAA